The proteins below are encoded in one region of Reichenbachiella sp. 5M10:
- a CDS encoding peptidylprolyl isomerase — MKISKNSVVTITYQLKESNKEGEIIQEVDNKEPFVFLFGANQVLPQFEENLIDQEIGASFEFGIKSEDGYGDPNPDAIVDLPINIFQGEDGKIADAVQVGTFLPMNDQEGNPMQGLVLEINEENVKMDFNHPMAGVDLYFTGEVIEVREATAEELDHGHVHGEGGHQH; from the coding sequence ATGAAAATTTCAAAAAATTCAGTGGTAACGATCACTTACCAATTAAAAGAGAGTAACAAAGAAGGTGAAATCATCCAAGAAGTCGACAACAAGGAGCCATTCGTATTCCTGTTCGGTGCAAATCAAGTATTGCCACAATTCGAAGAAAACCTTATCGACCAAGAAATAGGTGCTAGCTTTGAGTTTGGCATCAAGAGTGAAGACGGATACGGAGACCCCAATCCTGATGCAATCGTTGACCTACCCATCAATATCTTCCAAGGAGAAGACGGCAAAATTGCTGACGCAGTGCAAGTAGGAACCTTCCTACCTATGAACGACCAAGAAGGCAATCCCATGCAAGGGCTCGTATTAGAGATCAATGAAGAAAATGTGAAAATGGACTTCAATCACCCAATGGCTGGCGTTGACCTTTATTTCACTGGCGAAGTGATCGAAGTGAGAGAAGCAACAGCCGAAGAGCTAGATCACGGTCACGTACACGGTGAGGGTGGACACCAACACTAA